The Nitriliruptor alkaliphilus DSM 45188 genome includes a region encoding these proteins:
- a CDS encoding flagellar FlbD family protein — translation MILVHRLRGEPLFVNADLIETIESTPDTALVLVDGRRILVDEDATVVVERVIHFRASLLVSADQLRAQSPGLHVVPDEG, via the coding sequence GTGATCCTCGTTCACCGACTGCGTGGCGAACCCCTGTTCGTCAACGCCGATCTGATCGAGACCATCGAGTCGACGCCCGACACCGCCCTGGTGCTCGTGGACGGTCGCCGCATCCTCGTCGACGAGGACGCCACCGTCGTGGTCGAGCGCGTCATCCACTTCCGCGCGTCGCTGCTGGTCTCGGCCGATCAGCTCCGCGCCCAGAGCCCCGGCCTGCACGTCGTCCCGGACGAGGGCTGA
- a CDS encoding FliI/YscN family ATPase, translating to MTGLVRGTVSGGVRRVIGTEVECAGLRLAVGDAVDVLTREGPRPAEVIAVQDGAASALVLGSTTGIARGDRVRPRTGPLTSPVGPALLGRVVDALGRPLDGRGPILAPAVPVDAPAPPALARRRIDAPLATGVRLLDTLCTVGRGQRLGLFAGSGVGKSTLLSMMVRGTDADISVIALVGERGREVREFIEDVLGPEGLARSVVVVATSDEPALLRLRAATYATRIAEGFADTGADVLLTVDSLTRLATAQREVGLAAGEPPTSRGYPPSVFALLPRLLERAGPRVHGTITAFYTILVEGGDHDEPVADAARSILDGHVVLDRQLTTMGRFPAVDPLASLSRLATTVTSPEQIADATTVRRALAAAARVKDLVEVGAYAAGADRAADAALALEEATVAFLSQAADDRADYDASWSELSALAAALRQLESGVAA from the coding sequence GTGACCGGCCTCGTGCGTGGCACGGTGTCCGGCGGTGTGCGTCGTGTGATCGGCACCGAGGTGGAGTGCGCCGGCCTGCGCCTCGCCGTCGGTGACGCCGTCGACGTGCTCACCCGTGAGGGGCCGCGGCCCGCCGAGGTCATCGCCGTCCAGGACGGCGCCGCGTCGGCCCTGGTGCTGGGTTCGACCACGGGGATCGCTCGCGGTGATCGGGTCCGCCCACGCACCGGCCCGTTGACCTCGCCCGTCGGTCCGGCGCTCCTCGGCCGGGTCGTCGACGCGCTCGGCCGTCCTCTCGACGGCCGCGGACCGATCCTCGCCCCCGCCGTGCCGGTCGACGCACCCGCACCACCGGCCCTGGCCCGCCGCCGGATCGACGCGCCCCTGGCCACCGGCGTCCGGCTCCTCGACACCCTCTGTACCGTCGGCAGGGGCCAGCGCCTGGGCCTGTTCGCCGGCTCCGGCGTCGGCAAGTCGACCCTCCTGTCGATGATGGTGCGGGGGACCGACGCCGACATCTCGGTCATCGCCCTCGTCGGTGAGCGCGGCCGAGAGGTCCGAGAGTTCATCGAGGACGTCCTCGGCCCCGAGGGCCTGGCGCGCTCGGTGGTGGTGGTCGCGACCTCCGACGAGCCGGCGCTCCTGCGTCTGCGGGCAGCGACCTACGCGACCCGCATCGCCGAGGGGTTCGCGGACACCGGCGCGGACGTCCTGCTCACCGTCGACTCGCTCACGCGCCTGGCCACCGCCCAGCGTGAGGTGGGGCTCGCCGCCGGCGAGCCGCCGACCTCGCGCGGCTACCCGCCGAGCGTCTTCGCGCTGCTGCCCCGCCTGCTCGAGCGCGCCGGCCCCCGGGTGCACGGCACCATCACCGCCTTCTACACGATCCTGGTCGAGGGCGGCGATCACGACGAACCGGTCGCCGATGCGGCCCGCTCGATCCTCGACGGCCACGTCGTGCTCGACCGCCAGCTGACCACGATGGGACGCTTCCCCGCCGTCGACCCGCTGGCCTCCCTCAGCCGCCTCGCCACGACCGTGACCTCGCCCGAGCAGATCGCCGACGCGACCACGGTGCGGCGCGCCCTGGCCGCGGCGGCACGCGTCAAGGACCTGGTCGAGGTCGGGGCGTACGCCGCCGGCGCCGACCGGGCCGCCGACGCGGCGCTCGCGCTCGAGGAAGCCACCGTGGCGTTCCTCAGCCAGGCCGCCGACGACCGCGCCGACTACGACGCGTCGTGGTCGGAACTGTCGGCCCTCGCCGCCGCCCTGCGGCAGCTGGAGAGCGGGGTGGCAGCGTGA
- a CDS encoding flagellar basal body-associated FliL family protein, with protein MSATTAPAPPELFEDEESASGGKRKLLLILLAVLLVGGAAAWFLVIAPGGEAEAAEVVEGTVLPLDPLTTTTGTAALHHARVALALVLVEGADEEVITARAPLLQDALLREVATMNADVLRSADGSNQLRVNLTSHAQEIWPDGEVMRVVLTELLVQ; from the coding sequence ATGAGCGCCACAACCGCACCCGCCCCGCCGGAGCTGTTCGAGGACGAGGAGTCGGCCTCGGGCGGCAAACGCAAGCTCCTGCTGATCCTCCTCGCCGTCCTGCTGGTCGGTGGCGCCGCGGCCTGGTTCCTGGTGATCGCCCCCGGCGGCGAGGCCGAGGCCGCCGAGGTGGTCGAAGGCACCGTCCTGCCCCTCGATCCGCTGACCACCACGACCGGGACCGCCGCCCTCCACCACGCCCGGGTGGCCCTCGCACTGGTGCTGGTCGAGGGGGCCGACGAGGAGGTCATCACGGCGCGCGCCCCGTTGCTCCAGGACGCGTTGCTTCGCGAGGTGGCCACCATGAACGCCGACGTGCTGCGCTCGGCGGACGGCTCCAACCAGCTGCGGGTCAACCTCACCAGCCACGCGCAGGAGATCTGGCCCGACGGCGAGGTCATGCGGGTCGTGCTCACCGAACTCCTCGTGCAGTGA
- a CDS encoding flagellar hook assembly protein FlgD yields the protein MTTIEPTSAGITTTTTDATGPMGQASSLGGLDSEAFLKLMVAQLRYQNPMEPSDPSQMMLQTATFTQLESMQELVKLQQRDLGLQEAVMAAGLIGDEVTAAQPDGSLVTGTVQGVRYTTAGPILDLGGDNEVALGQVTEIRRVPAATADATA from the coding sequence GTGACCACGATCGAACCCACCTCGGCGGGCATCACGACCACCACCACGGACGCGACCGGGCCGATGGGCCAGGCCAGCTCGCTCGGTGGCCTGGACAGTGAGGCGTTCCTGAAACTGATGGTCGCCCAGCTGCGCTACCAGAACCCGATGGAGCCGTCCGACCCCAGCCAGATGATGCTCCAGACCGCGACGTTCACCCAGCTCGAGTCGATGCAGGAGCTGGTCAAGCTCCAGCAGCGCGACCTCGGGCTGCAGGAGGCCGTGATGGCCGCCGGCCTCATCGGCGACGAGGTCACCGCGGCCCAGCCCGACGGGTCGCTGGTCACCGGCACCGTCCAGGGCGTCCGTTACACGACGGCCGGCCCGATCCTCGACCTCGGTGGCGACAACGAGGTCGCCCTCGGCCAGGTCACCGAGATCCGGCGTGTGCCGGCAGCGACGGCCGATGCCACCGCCTGA
- a CDS encoding flagellar basal body rod protein FlgC — protein sequence MSTFSAMQIGRTGAGFAHHWIDTIAHNMANLETRTAPGTEPFRAVQLVARPNTGNHFATNGSGVYVAAQVEIDGDVALVHDPDNPLADEAGYVQAAHVDMGAQMTDLLIANRVYQANLRTVESAREAYQAALRIGGQ from the coding sequence ATGAGCACCTTCTCGGCCATGCAGATCGGCCGCACCGGCGCTGGGTTCGCCCACCACTGGATCGACACCATCGCCCACAACATGGCGAACCTCGAGACCCGGACCGCGCCCGGCACCGAGCCGTTCCGGGCGGTCCAGCTCGTCGCACGCCCGAACACCGGCAACCACTTCGCCACGAACGGCTCGGGCGTCTACGTCGCGGCACAGGTCGAGATCGATGGTGACGTCGCGCTCGTCCACGACCCCGACAACCCCCTCGCCGACGAGGCCGGCTACGTCCAGGCCGCGCACGTCGACATGGGCGCTCAGATGACCGACCTGCTCATCGCCAACCGCGTCTACCAGGCCAACCTCCGGACGGTCGAGTCCGCCCGTGAGGCCTACCAGGCCGCGCTCCGCATCGGAGGCCAGTGA
- a CDS encoding lytic transglycosylase domain-containing protein, which translates to MNAISAGGGMADAQARIASIRARIDQLSPAAPTAAFSLTAAVDPTVAAAGTPVATGAPAVSGASAVLGAPGPSVTGPAPGTTGPATSGGTSTAAARLEQVLPDAGKRWAGPIADAAAKHGVDAGLLAALVRHESNFDPGVRSHAGAIGLGQLMPGTAVGLGVDPTDPAQNLDGAARYLKQQLDRFGSADLALAAYNAGPNRVAQAGGIPNITETRTYVQRVLATWEQYR; encoded by the coding sequence GTGAACGCGATCTCCGCCGGCGGGGGCATGGCCGACGCCCAGGCCCGTATCGCCTCGATCCGTGCACGGATCGACCAGCTCTCGCCCGCAGCCCCGACCGCCGCGTTCTCGCTGACGGCCGCCGTGGACCCGACCGTCGCGGCCGCGGGGACGCCCGTCGCGACCGGTGCGCCGGCGGTGTCGGGTGCGTCGGCGGTGTTGGGCGCGCCGGGTCCGTCGGTCACCGGTCCCGCACCGGGGACCACGGGCCCAGCGACCTCAGGTGGCACGTCGACCGCCGCGGCCCGCCTGGAGCAGGTCCTCCCGGATGCCGGCAAGCGCTGGGCCGGTCCGATCGCGGACGCGGCGGCCAAGCACGGCGTCGACGCCGGGCTGCTGGCCGCGCTGGTCCGACACGAGTCGAACTTCGACCCCGGCGTGCGCTCGCACGCCGGCGCGATCGGCCTCGGGCAGCTGATGCCGGGCACCGCCGTCGGTCTGGGTGTCGACCCCACCGACCCGGCGCAGAACCTCGATGGCGCCGCCCGCTACCTCAAGCAGCAGCTCGACCGGTTCGGCAGCGCTGACCTCGCGCTCGCCGCCTACAACGCCGGCCCGAACCGGGTCGCACAGGCCGGTGGCATCCCGAACATCACCGAGACCCGCACCTACGTGCAGCGCGTCCTCGCGACCTGGGAGCAGTACCGATGA
- a CDS encoding motility protein A has product MDPLFLGGLLVTLIAIVVATLMDGNSLGPLIGPSSAFLVFFAAMGASVMAYRTSELASLPKSAISAIKADVPDVAETITSLARLADTARRDGMLALEAKMEELEDRYVKLGIQLLVDGADEDVVKETLEIELAATDERHRNAIGFFKTLAGYAPTFGMVGTVIGLINMLGNLSDPSQLGRGMAMALLTTLYGVLFANLLFAPLANRLERLNDIELAAMEVTLDGILTIRRGSSPRALIERLESYLPPSARLGATERLTAAAEAA; this is encoded by the coding sequence ATGGATCCCCTCTTCCTCGGCGGCCTCCTGGTCACCCTCATCGCGATCGTCGTCGCGACCCTGATGGACGGCAACTCCCTCGGGCCGCTGATCGGGCCGTCGTCGGCGTTCCTCGTCTTCTTCGCAGCGATGGGTGCGTCGGTCATGGCCTACCGCACCTCCGAGCTGGCGAGCCTGCCGAAGTCCGCGATCAGCGCGATCAAGGCCGACGTGCCCGACGTGGCCGAGACGATCACGAGCCTCGCGCGCCTGGCCGACACCGCCCGGCGTGACGGGATGCTCGCCCTCGAGGCCAAGATGGAGGAGCTCGAAGACCGCTACGTCAAGCTCGGGATCCAGCTGCTGGTCGACGGTGCCGACGAGGACGTCGTCAAGGAGACGTTGGAGATCGAGCTCGCCGCGACCGACGAGCGCCACCGCAACGCCATCGGGTTCTTCAAGACGCTGGCGGGCTACGCCCCGACGTTCGGGATGGTCGGCACCGTCATCGGCCTCATCAACATGCTGGGCAACCTCAGCGACCCGTCGCAGCTCGGTCGGGGCATGGCGATGGCGCTGCTCACCACCCTGTACGGGGTGCTGTTCGCCAACCTCCTCTTCGCACCCCTCGCCAACCGGCTCGAGCGGCTCAACGACATCGAGCTGGCGGCCATGGAGGTCACCCTCGACGGCATCCTGACCATCCGCCGCGGGTCGAGCCCGCGTGCGCTGATCGAGCGGCTCGAGTCCTACCTGCCGCCGTCGGCCCGCCTCGGCGCCACCGAGCGTCTGACCGCCGCCGCGGAGGCCGCCTGA
- a CDS encoding putative RNA methyltransferase: MHPEVVAALRCPIEGDGFALEGRTLRCPVGHAFDLARQGYVNLVVGRHPGTGDDAAMVAARTAVQGEGRFAAVTDALADLVAELVPPDGVVVDLGAGTGHHLAGVLDRVPDRAGIAVDLSKHAARRAARCHPRVGAVVADVWQDLPIGSGTAAAVLCVFAPRNAAEIVRILRPDGVVVVVTPMRHHLGELIGPLGLLEVDPRKQERLLATLDPVADAVGPVRTVETTWRLDHEQVRALVAMGPSADHLDADDLADRVGRLPAPVRVTLAVELRAYRRR, encoded by the coding sequence GTGCACCCGGAGGTGGTCGCCGCGCTGCGCTGCCCCATCGAGGGGGACGGGTTCGCGCTCGAGGGTCGCACCCTGCGGTGCCCGGTGGGCCACGCCTTCGACCTCGCCCGCCAGGGCTACGTCAACCTCGTGGTCGGGCGGCACCCCGGGACGGGGGACGATGCAGCCATGGTCGCCGCCCGGACGGCGGTCCAGGGCGAGGGGCGGTTCGCGGCCGTCACCGATGCCCTGGCGGACCTCGTGGCCGAGCTCGTCCCGCCGGACGGCGTGGTGGTGGACCTCGGCGCCGGGACCGGCCACCACCTGGCCGGTGTCCTCGATCGGGTGCCGGACCGGGCCGGGATCGCCGTGGACCTGTCCAAGCACGCGGCGCGGCGGGCGGCTCGGTGCCACCCGCGGGTCGGTGCCGTGGTGGCCGACGTCTGGCAGGACCTGCCGATCGGCAGCGGCACGGCGGCGGCGGTCCTGTGCGTCTTCGCGCCCCGGAACGCGGCCGAGATCGTCCGGATCCTGCGACCGGACGGTGTGGTCGTGGTGGTGACCCCGATGCGGCACCACCTCGGTGAGCTGATCGGCCCGCTCGGCCTCCTCGAGGTCGATCCGCGGAAGCAGGAACGCCTCCTCGCCACCCTCGATCCGGTGGCTGACGCGGTCGGCCCGGTCCGGACGGTCGAGACCACGTGGCGGCTCGATCACGAGCAGGTCCGCGCGCTGGTCGCGATGGGACCGAGCGCCGATCACCTCGACGCGGACGACCTCGCGGACCGCGTCGGGCGCTTGCCGGCGCCGGTCCGGGTCACCCTCGCCGTCGAGCTGCGCGCCTACCGCCGCCGCTGA
- a CDS encoding flagellar hook-basal body complex protein, which yields MLRSMFSAVSGLRSHQTMMDVTGNNVANVNTAGYKSTRTTFQETLTQLTRGGTAGAVGAAGQGGINPMQLGLGSQVASTDLVFTQGASQTTGRATDVAIQGDGFFVVDTVNGQRFMRSGAFSLDNAGQLVAPGGERVQGYPAGGGALGDIVVDPTLYNDVAIGADGTVTARRADNGQLEVVGQLALARFPNPGGLVRAGNGLFAAAPAAGAAVIDTPGEQGLGSLQAGTLEMSNVDLAQEFTNLILAQRGFQANARTISTSDELLQELVNLKR from the coding sequence ATGCTCCGTTCCATGTTCTCCGCGGTCTCCGGACTGCGCTCCCACCAGACCATGATGGACGTGACGGGCAACAACGTCGCCAACGTCAACACCGCGGGCTACAAGTCCACCCGCACGACCTTCCAGGAGACCCTGACCCAGCTCACCCGCGGCGGGACCGCCGGTGCCGTCGGCGCTGCCGGACAGGGTGGCATCAACCCGATGCAGCTCGGCCTCGGCTCCCAGGTGGCTTCGACCGACCTGGTCTTCACCCAGGGCGCGTCGCAGACCACGGGTCGCGCGACCGACGTCGCGATCCAGGGTGACGGCTTCTTCGTCGTCGACACCGTCAACGGGCAGCGCTTCATGCGTTCGGGAGCCTTCTCGCTCGACAACGCCGGGCAGCTGGTCGCGCCGGGCGGCGAGCGCGTCCAGGGCTACCCCGCCGGTGGTGGTGCGCTCGGCGACATCGTCGTCGACCCCACCCTCTACAACGACGTCGCCATCGGTGCTGACGGGACCGTGACGGCACGCCGCGCGGACAACGGCCAGCTCGAGGTCGTGGGGCAGCTCGCGCTCGCGCGCTTCCCCAACCCGGGCGGACTCGTCCGCGCCGGCAACGGCCTGTTCGCCGCGGCCCCAGCCGCCGGTGCAGCCGTCATCGACACCCCGGGCGAGCAGGGTCTCGGGTCGCTGCAGGCCGGCACCCTGGAGATGTCGAACGTCGACCTCGCCCAGGAGTTCACCAACCTGATCCTCGCCCAGCGCGGGTTCCAGGCCAACGCCCGGACCATCTCGACCTCGGACGAGCTGCTGCAGGAGCTGGTCAACCTCAAGCGCTGA
- the fliE gene encoding flagellar hook-basal body complex protein FliE, which yields MVIPIPPIAGAAPIAPIGPPGAARATGAAAPGFGDALGRGLQQVSSAEHRADALMNDVATGGTASVHDLMIATTEAGLATDVLVQVRDRALEAYHEVMRMQV from the coding sequence ATGGTCATACCCATCCCGCCGATCGCCGGCGCCGCGCCCATCGCCCCGATCGGCCCCCCTGGGGCCGCGAGAGCCACGGGTGCTGCGGCCCCCGGGTTCGGTGACGCGCTCGGTCGCGGCCTCCAGCAGGTGTCGTCGGCCGAGCACCGCGCCGACGCGCTCATGAACGACGTCGCCACGGGCGGCACCGCATCGGTGCACGACCTGATGATCGCCACGACGGAGGCGGGCCTCGCCACCGACGTGCTCGTGCAGGTGCGCGACCGTGCGCTCGAGGCCTACCACGAGGTGATGCGCATGCAGGTGTGA
- the fliG gene encoding flagellar motor switch protein FliG, protein MSAVMGALGRAQKAAAVLLSVGTDRAAGVLSYLDEEEVEQLTMEIAQLGSVPPHQLESILEEFHTEAMAHQHLISGGERHARDMLRKLHGDDGDEIVDRLLATTAQAPFHFLRLHEPAEVLQHLRDEHPQTIALVLAHLPARVGATLLAGLDPSMQSDVASRLATLDRADPEVVRHVEQALRARLGEVRRRSGRRDGVKELADLLNQVDRTTERTILSQLEASDPALAERVRALMFVFEDLVSVDDRALQEVLRQIDPQRLAVALKGVSAELQATIERNLSERARITLTEELDLLGQVRLKDVEDAQSEVVRTVHELEKDGTIQLTRGQEEFVA, encoded by the coding sequence ATGAGCGCCGTCATGGGCGCCCTCGGCCGGGCGCAGAAGGCCGCAGCTGTCCTCCTGTCGGTCGGCACCGACCGTGCCGCCGGGGTGCTGTCCTACCTCGACGAGGAGGAGGTCGAGCAGCTCACGATGGAGATCGCGCAGCTCGGTAGCGTCCCACCGCACCAGCTCGAGTCGATCCTCGAGGAGTTCCACACCGAGGCGATGGCGCACCAGCACCTGATCAGCGGTGGGGAGCGGCACGCACGCGACATGCTGCGCAAGCTGCACGGTGACGATGGCGACGAGATCGTCGACCGTCTCCTGGCCACCACCGCCCAGGCGCCGTTCCACTTCCTGCGGCTCCACGAGCCGGCGGAGGTTCTCCAGCACCTGCGCGACGAGCACCCCCAGACGATCGCGCTCGTGCTGGCCCACCTGCCTGCGCGGGTCGGCGCCACCCTGCTCGCGGGTCTCGACCCGTCGATGCAGTCCGACGTGGCCTCGCGCCTCGCGACGCTCGACCGTGCCGACCCCGAGGTCGTCCGGCACGTGGAGCAGGCCCTGCGGGCCCGGCTCGGTGAGGTCCGCCGACGCAGCGGCCGGCGCGACGGGGTCAAGGAGCTCGCCGATCTGCTCAACCAGGTCGACCGCACCACCGAGCGCACCATCCTCAGTCAGCTCGAGGCCAGCGACCCGGCCCTCGCCGAGCGCGTCCGTGCCCTGATGTTCGTCTTCGAGGACCTGGTGTCCGTCGACGACCGTGCCCTCCAGGAGGTCCTGCGTCAGATCGACCCGCAACGGCTGGCGGTGGCGCTCAAGGGCGTCTCGGCCGAGCTGCAGGCCACGATCGAGCGCAACCTGTCCGAACGCGCCCGCATCACCCTCACCGAGGAGCTCGACCTGCTCGGTCAGGTGCGCCTGAAGGACGTCGAGGACGCCCAGTCCGAGGTCGTGCGCACCGTCCACGAGCTCGAGAAGGACGGCACGATCCAGCTCACCCGCGGCCAGGAGGAGTTCGTTGCCTGA
- a CDS encoding OmpA/MotB family protein has protein sequence MPAARTSVRRRGAKDEGGGAGWLTTYGDLVTLLMCFFVLLYAMSEVDIAKFQAFVSGLAVPFGNQAGEGLLPENDGLVPEPSPSVVPPVELTPDVSQLLDRAAAAEAAMARLDEVSEALDEALTEAGLVDLVDQRREERGLVVSVASDDVLFALGSTDISSIGAKVIATVAETLGDFPHEVLVEGHTDDLPLRRGSYTNWNLSTDRSVAVLSRMVERHDFPTHRIGAVGYGEYRPLVENKGSSSRARNRRVDFVVLRDDAASETEL, from the coding sequence ATGCCGGCCGCTCGCACCAGCGTCAGGCGTCGCGGCGCCAAGGACGAGGGCGGTGGCGCCGGGTGGCTGACCACCTACGGCGACCTCGTCACGCTGCTGATGTGCTTCTTCGTGCTGCTGTACGCGATGAGCGAGGTCGACATCGCCAAGTTCCAGGCGTTCGTGTCCGGCCTCGCCGTCCCCTTCGGCAACCAGGCGGGGGAGGGGCTGCTGCCCGAGAACGACGGGCTGGTCCCCGAGCCGTCGCCGAGCGTCGTCCCCCCGGTCGAGCTCACACCTGACGTGAGCCAACTGCTGGACCGCGCCGCCGCTGCCGAGGCCGCGATGGCCCGGCTCGACGAGGTCTCCGAGGCGCTGGACGAGGCGCTGACCGAGGCCGGGCTCGTCGACCTCGTCGACCAGCGTCGCGAGGAACGGGGCCTCGTGGTCTCGGTCGCCAGCGATGACGTCCTGTTCGCGCTCGGCTCGACCGACATCAGCAGCATCGGCGCCAAGGTCATCGCCACCGTGGCCGAGACCCTCGGCGACTTCCCCCACGAGGTGCTGGTCGAAGGCCACACCGACGACCTCCCGCTCCGGCGGGGCTCGTACACCAACTGGAACCTGTCCACGGACCGCTCCGTCGCCGTCCTCAGCCGGATGGTCGAGCGACACGACTTCCCGACGCACCGCATCGGTGCCGTGGGGTACGGCGAGTACCGCCCACTGGTCGAGAACAAGGGCTCCTCGAGCCGTGCCCGCAACCGCCGCGTCGACTTCGTCGTCCTGCGTGACGACGCTGCCTCGGAGACCGAACTATGA
- the fliF gene encoding flagellar basal-body MS-ring/collar protein FliF, giving the protein MELKDRLAALVRALPPAQRVGIVVGVAVLVMAAVPFVRWVMSPSYSVLYAGVADAELATVLGELDSLGVPYELDGSRIMVPQERLHTVRASLAQAGVSSNPTVPGYELLDDQALGTSDLRQRVDLQRAVEGELARTLGAMDAVDTATVRLVLPEDKLFTDNQEPATASVLVRPARQLDAGEIEAITLLVSSAVEGLNTDQITVADTSGTVLHAPGDGSTGGVTDRQQKRTQEFERRLAAELSVLLERATNSPASVVVRADLDFDEVETQTDTYDPNERGGIPLREATSGELYEGTAAPAGGIVGVDGGPLANAGAGDGSYERDEATREFGVDRITTREVRAPGSVEGLSVALVVDEASPVPDGELRELVTAAAGLDVERGDAVAISRVVIPALEEVPEAADGMMDLVKQIVALVVLIVVAVGLFLMSRARRREDPEPTKVVPAAVRQPAALAENPTEVLPSGPTIQDEVSELVERQPEEIAALLRGWLADRRTVAR; this is encoded by the coding sequence GTGGAGCTCAAGGACCGACTCGCCGCCCTCGTCCGGGCGCTACCCCCCGCTCAGCGGGTGGGCATCGTCGTGGGCGTGGCCGTGCTGGTCATGGCCGCCGTGCCGTTCGTGCGGTGGGTCATGAGCCCGAGCTACAGCGTCCTGTACGCCGGTGTCGCCGACGCCGAGCTGGCGACGGTCCTCGGGGAGCTCGACAGCCTCGGTGTGCCCTACGAGCTCGACGGCTCGCGCATCATGGTCCCCCAGGAGCGGCTGCACACCGTCCGCGCCAGCCTCGCCCAGGCCGGCGTGTCCTCCAACCCGACCGTCCCCGGCTACGAGCTGCTCGACGACCAGGCGCTCGGCACCTCGGACCTGCGCCAACGGGTCGACCTGCAGCGTGCCGTCGAGGGCGAGCTCGCCCGGACGCTCGGTGCGATGGACGCCGTCGACACCGCCACCGTCCGGCTGGTCCTGCCCGAGGACAAGCTGTTCACCGACAACCAGGAGCCGGCCACCGCCTCGGTCCTCGTGCGGCCCGCCCGGCAGCTCGACGCCGGCGAGATCGAGGCCATCACCCTGCTGGTGTCCTCCGCCGTCGAGGGGCTGAACACCGACCAGATCACCGTCGCGGACACGTCCGGGACGGTGCTGCACGCCCCGGGCGACGGCAGCACCGGCGGTGTCACCGATCGTCAGCAGAAGCGGACCCAGGAGTTCGAGCGCCGGTTGGCCGCCGAGCTGTCGGTCCTGCTCGAGCGCGCGACGAACTCGCCGGCATCCGTGGTCGTGCGCGCCGACCTCGACTTCGACGAGGTCGAGACCCAGACCGACACCTACGACCCCAACGAGCGCGGCGGCATCCCCCTGCGCGAGGCGACCTCCGGCGAGCTGTACGAGGGCACCGCAGCCCCGGCCGGCGGCATCGTCGGCGTGGACGGCGGCCCCCTGGCCAACGCGGGGGCCGGGGACGGCTCCTACGAACGTGACGAGGCGACCCGCGAGTTCGGTGTCGACCGCATCACCACCCGTGAGGTGCGGGCCCCAGGCAGCGTCGAAGGCCTCTCGGTCGCCCTCGTGGTCGACGAGGCATCGCCGGTCCCGGACGGTGAGCTGCGCGAGCTCGTCACCGCCGCGGCGGGCCTCGACGTCGAGCGTGGCGACGCCGTGGCCATCTCGCGGGTGGTCATCCCTGCCCTCGAGGAGGTGCCGGAGGCGGCCGACGGGATGATGGACCTGGTCAAGCAGATTGTGGCGCTCGTCGTCCTGATCGTGGTGGCCGTCGGCCTGTTCCTGATGTCGCGTGCCCGTCGCCGCGAGGACCCCGAGCCCACGAAGGTCGTACCCGCCGCCGTGCGCCAGCCCGCCGCCCTGGCCGAGAACCCGACCGAGGTCCTGCCGTCCGGCCCGACCATCCAGGACGAGGTGTCCGAGCTGGTCGAACGTCAGCCCGAGGAGATCGCGGCGCTGCTGCGCGGGTGGCTCGCCGACCGCCGGACGGTGGCCCGATGA